The proteins below are encoded in one region of Hordeum vulgare subsp. vulgare chromosome 3H, MorexV3_pseudomolecules_assembly, whole genome shotgun sequence:
- the LOC123439946 gene encoding AAA-ATPase At3g50940-like yields the protein MASYDKAMESYKKAVTTAASLAASAMLVRGVVNELVPYEVRDLLFSGMGYLRSHMSSQHTIIIEETEGWANNQLYDAARAYLATRINTDMQRLRVSRVDETKSMMFSMEEGEEMADVHEGTEFKWRLVCRDNSSASSSNGNGRGGSGNFKLEVRSFEMSFHRKHKDKALTSYLPHILAVAKKVKEQNRTLKIYMNEGESWFAIDLHHPSTFSTLAMDHKLKQSVMDDLERFVKRKEYYKKIGKAWKRGYLLYGPPGTGKSSMIAAMANYLKFDVYDLELTEVNWNSTLRRLLIGMTNRSILVIEDIDCTVELQQREEGQEGTKSNPSEDKVTLSGLLNFVDGLWSTSGEERIIIFTTNYKERLDPALLRPGRMDMHIHMGYCCPESFRILASNYHSIDHHATYQEIEEMIKEVMVTPAEVAEVLMRNEETDIALEGLIQFLKRKKDGAGKMENVDQVAKEEEQEKEMMTKSDVLDNEDQQDGSKE from the exons ATGGCCTCCTACGACAAGGCCATGGAGTCGTACAAGAAGGCCGTCACCACGGCGGCCTCCCTCGCGGCGTCCGCGATGCTGGTGCGGGGCGTCGTCAATGAGCTGGTGCCGTACGAGGTGCGTGACCTGCTCTTCTCCGGCATGGGCTACCTTCGCTCGCACATGTCCTCCCAGCACACCATCATCATAGAGGAGACCGAGGGGTGGGCCAACAACCAGCTCTACGACGCCGCGCGGGCGTACCTGGCGACGCGGATCAACACCGACATGCAGCGCCTCCGGGTCAGCCGCGTCGATGAGACCAAGAGCATGATGTTCAGCATGGAGGAGGGCGAAGAGATGGCAGATGTCCACGAGGGCACCGAGTTCAAGTGGCGCCTTGTCTGCCGGGACAACTCCAGCGCCAGCAGCAGCAACGGCAACGGCCGTGGCGGCAGCGGCAATTTCAAGCTTGAGGTCCGGTccttcgagatgagcttccacagAAAGCACAAGGACAAAGCCCTTACCTCCTACCTCCCTCACATCCTCGCCGTGGCCAAGAAAGTCAAGGAGCAGAACAGGACGCTCAAGATCTACATGAACGAAGGTGAGTCGTGGTTTGCCATTGATCTCCACCACCCATCAACCTTCAGCACCCTCGCCATGGATCACAAGCTCAAGCAGTCAGTCATGGATGATCTCGAGAGGTTTGTCAAAAGAAAGGAATACTACAAAAAGATCGGCAAGGCGTGGAAACGAGGGTACCTGCTGTATGGCCCACCTGGGACTGGCAAGTCAAGCATGATTGCAGCAATGGCCAATTACCTCAAATTTGATGTATATGATCTTGAGCTCACTGAGGTCAACTGGAACTCAACACTTCGGAGGTTGCTCATTGGGATGACCAACCGGTCAATTCTTGTCATTGAGGACATTGACTGCACTGTCGAGCTGCAACAGCGGGAGGAAGGTCAGGAGGGCACCAAATCCAACCCTTCAGAGGACAAG GTGACACTATCCGGGCTACTCAATTTCGTTGACGGGCTTTGGTCAACAAGTGGAGAGGAGAGGATAATTATCTTCACAACAAACTACAAAGAAAGGCTCGACCCTGCGCTTCTGCGCCCTGGCAGGATGGACATGCACATTCACATGGGGTACTGCTGCCCAGAGTCGTTTCGAATCTTGGCCTCCAACTACCACTCTATAGATCACCATGCCACATACCAGGAGATAGAAGAAATGATCAAAGAGGTCATGGTGACTCCAGCAGAGGTCGCGGAGGTGCTCATGAGGAATGAAGAGACAGACATCGCACTTGAAGGTCTTATCCAGTTCCTCAAGAGAAAGAAAGATGGCGCTGGCAAAATGGAAAATGTGGACCaggtggcgaaggaggaagaacaagagaaaGAGATGATGACGAAAAGTGATGTCCTAGACAATGAAGATCAGCAAGATGGGAGCAAAGAATGA
- the LOC123441755 gene encoding uncharacterized protein LOC123441755 has translation MATTGTGYGCSAALSLPGRGSPFPVRSPPSPAYLASSIPKLRTPAPSPSGCVAPCSLRVSYRPRRLYVCACSGDVDPDSSAASPAEASFDIKLPRRSLLIQFTCNKCDARTKRLINRVAYERGTVFLQCAGCQAYHKFVDNLGLIVEYDLRDENGVNTCTED, from the exons ATGGCGACGACGGGCACGGGGTACGGCTGCTCGGCGGCGCTGTCGTTACCGGGGAGGGGGAGCCCCTTCCCCGTTCGTTCGCCCCCGTCCCCCGCTTACCTCGCCTCCTCCATTCCCAAGCTCAGAACTCCCGCTCCTAGTCCTAG CGGTTGTGTTGCTCCATGCAGCCTAAGGGTTTCATATCGTCCTAGGCGACTGTATGTCTGTGCGTGCTCCGGCGACGTTGATCCGGACTCCTCGGCCGCGTCACCGGCG GAAGCTAGTTTTGATATAAAGCTTCCTAGAAGAAGCTTGCTTATTCAGTTTACATGTAATAAATGTGATGCAAGGACAAAACGTTTGATAAACAGGGTGGCCTATGAAAGAGGAACAGTTTTTCTTCAG tGCGCAGGGTGCCAGGCGTATCACAAGTTTGTTGACAATCTTGGTCTAATTGTTGAATATGACCTACGAGATGAAAATGGGGTGAACACTTGTACTGAAGACTGA